CGGCGACTTCCGCTGTCTGGAAACCCAGATGGTAGTCACGATGCGCTTGCTGTGCCGCACCACCGGGCCTAACGACGTTCACCTGGGAGGTGACCTGGAAGCACGGGCCTAACCAAGCTTCGGCGACCGCCGGCAGCCATGGATTGGAGAAGTAGCCCGTGAAGATTTCGGGCGCGGCCAACAGAAGCTTCTCCTGAGCGTTCCAGATACGGTCGTTCGCGCCGGCTTTCGCGAAATGATCGCCTTTCGAACCCGATTTTCGCTCGGCCGCGATGATCGCTTCGAAGACACCTGTCGCCTGATCGACGATTCCGGTATCGGCATAAGCGCCCTTGAGCACGAAGACGCCCGCACCGGCATCGATGACACTGGCCCATTCTGACAACAACTCTCGCCGCTCTCTGTCGAATGAAAGTACGGATTCGAGGTCGCCACATTCGTATACAGGAATATACGAAGCCGGAGACCCGGAAAAGCTAAGCGCGGTATCCGTTTCTGCGTTGAGTGCGTCTACGAAGTCGCTTACCGCGCAGTCCTCTTCGCGAAACCAATTGACTCGCTGACCGCGATATTCGTCTCGTCGATAGTCCATCCATGCCTCCTGTTTTCGCTGTAGGATAGCTCGGCATAGACTTCCATAAGCATCAAAAATACATCAAAAATCTATCCGTGCAGGAGGGTCAGATTGGCTCACCGGTTTTTGATCAAGGAAATCGCCGTTCAGGCAGGGCTCGGGGTGGCGACCGTCGACAGGGTATTGAACGGACGCGCCAATGTCCGCGAGCACACTCGCAAAAGAGTCGAACAAGCCATCAAGGACCTCGAGAAGCAGGAGTTGAATCTCGCGAACACAGGGCGAAAACTGATCGTCGATGTTGTGGCCGAGGCACCGTCGCGGTTCAGCGATGAGATCAAGCATGCCCTCGAGGGCGAACTCGCGCTCATGCACCCGGCGGTTGTCCGGCCGCGCTTTCTGTTGCAGGAGACAATGACGACCTCGGAAGTCGTGCAGGCACTTCGGTCGATCAATCGACGAGGAAGTCACGGTGTTTTGCTGAAAGCCCGGGACGTTCCCGAGATTGCAGAGGCTGTGGCGGAACTTCAGCGGCACGGCATTCCGGTCGTCACGATCGTCACCGACATACCGTTGTCAGGGCGCATTGCCTATGCAGGGCTCGATAACCGAGTCGCCGGCGCGACGGCCGCTTACCTTCTTGGCCTGTTGCTGGGACCGCAGCCCGCTAATGTATTGATAACGATGAGTGACGAACACTTCCGTGGCGAGGAAGAACGCGAGATAAGCTTTCGTCGAGCATTGCGCAAACACCATCCGCGTCTGAAGCTGGTTGATGCGAGCGGCGGACATGGCCTTGATATGCCGACCGAGGACCGAGTCCGCAGCGCGCTCGGCGACGATACCCATGTCACGGCGGTCTACTCGATGGGTGGCGGCAACATCGCAATTCTTCGCGCGCTAGAGGCGCAGCAACAAGCGCCCGCCTTCTTCATCGGACACGACCTCGACAGAGACAATGTGCAGTTGCTGCGCGATGGACGGATACAGGCCATTCTGCATCACGACCTGCGACAGGACATGCGTTCGGCCTGTCATCACATCATGCACTATCACAAGCTCCTGCCAGCATCATCCGTCGCGACTTCTTCTTCGGTCGTTGTCGTCACTCCAGAGAACATTCCGGATTACATTGCCAGTCGCTTTCGCGATTGACTCGATCGCTTGCGACTCGCTCGTGAGGGTGCGAGGTCCGAAAGCGCATTGGCTCACGGACCTCCCGACGTCGTCAGAACCTTGTCGCCAGGCCTGCGATCACGCCAAACTGGCTCTTCCCATAGTTGGGGTTGGTGCTCGACGGGTTTCCGTTGACCGGGTCATCATTGGTGTTCGCGCCGTACAGGCTACCATCGAGGCCCAGGTTGGATGTCGAACTGTTGCGCACGTAGGCCAGTTCAGTGTAGAGGAGCGTTCGCTTCGAGAGTAAATAGTTCGCGCCGAGTGTGTAAAGGGTTGCGTTCCCGTTTCCCTTATTTGCGTTGGCGTGGTACACCGCGCCTGTGATAGCAAGCGCGGGCGTTGTCTGCCAGATCGCGCCAATCCATTCGTGATTGACCGTTGTCGGAAGGCTGGTACCCGCTGGCAATGCCGACGGCGCCGCGGTACCGAAATATCCCGCATTTGATGCATCGGGAGCACTCAAGTGCTGATAGCCGAGATACGCCGTGACGGGTCCAAAAGCGTACGTCAAGCCAGTGAGAATCGAGCGAGATGTCAGATAGACGTTGCTGAACTGTCCGTTGGGGTCGCGGACTTCATCGTAGGTTGCCTGCCAGAAGAGGCCCCGATTCGCATAGGATAGTTTGATGCCGTCGGAACGTCCCTGCGCGCTTCCAAGCCCGGTAGAGGTGCCCAGCTGACCCGGCGCGCTGCCCGGGTTGCCTGCGTTCCAGGTCGGCGCGTTGGTCAGGTCATACTGGCCTTGCAACGTGAACCCCGCAATCGTCGGTGAGAGGTACTCGACGCCATTTGCCGCCTGCGAGAAGATGCGGCCGCGGACCAATGTTCCAATGGCGTACTTCTTCGTTTGCTGCGGGTCGACATCGCCTGAATACTGGCTGATCTCAGCCGAGCCCATGTTCCCGAACTTGATTTGCCCCCATGTGTCGTTCTGCAGGCCAACGGTCGCCTGCCCCTCGAAGAAGCTTCCATTTGCGAAACTGCCGTTCATCGTGTTCAGGCGGGATTCGAGCTGGAATATCGCATGCGTGCCGCCGCCGAGATCCTCCGCACCTTTGAGGCCGAATCTGGATTGCGCCCAGCCTCCGCTCTGCGCTCCAAATACATGACCCTTCGGCTGATTTGTCTCGTAGAC
The Caballeronia sp. NK8 genome window above contains:
- a CDS encoding porin encodes the protein MKKFLFSVFALSTAATATAQSSVTLYGIVDNGIVYETNQPKGHVFGAQSGGWAQSRFGLKGAEDLGGGTHAIFQLESRLNTMNGSFANGSFFEGQATVGLQNDTWGQIKFGNMGSAEISQYSGDVDPQQTKKYAIGTLVRGRIFSQAANGVEYLSPTIAGFTLQGQYDLTNAPTWNAGNPGSAPGQLGTSTGLGSAQGRSDGIKLSYANRGLFWQATYDEVRDPNGQFSNVYLTSRSILTGLTYAFGPVTAYLGYQHLSAPDASNAGYFGTAAPSALPAGTSLPTTVNHEWIGAIWQTTPALAITGAVYHANANKGNGNATLYTLGANYLLSKRTLLYTELAYVRNSSTSNLGLDGSLYGANTNDDPVNGNPSSTNPNYGKSQFGVIAGLATRF
- a CDS encoding LacI family DNA-binding transcriptional regulator; translation: MAHRFLIKEIAVQAGLGVATVDRVLNGRANVREHTRKRVEQAIKDLEKQELNLANTGRKLIVDVVAEAPSRFSDEIKHALEGELALMHPAVVRPRFLLQETMTTSEVVQALRSINRRGSHGVLLKARDVPEIAEAVAELQRHGIPVVTIVTDIPLSGRIAYAGLDNRVAGATAAYLLGLLLGPQPANVLITMSDEHFRGEEEREISFRRALRKHHPRLKLVDASGGHGLDMPTEDRVRSALGDDTHVTAVYSMGGGNIAILRALEAQQQAPAFFIGHDLDRDNVQLLRDGRIQAILHHDLRQDMRSACHHIMHYHKLLPASSVATSSSVVVVTPENIPDYIASRFRD